Within Candidatus Polarisedimenticolia bacterium, the genomic segment CCTAGGAAGTCTCAAGGGCTTCTCGGCCACCGACCTGGGAGCGAAGGTCGTCCAGGAAGCGCTCCGGAGGGCCGGCCTCTCTCCCGATGCCGTGGGGGAAGTGATCATGGGGAACGTTCTCCAGGGGG encodes:
- a CDS encoding acetyl-CoA acetyltransferase, whose protein sequence is MAKALIAGAVRTPVGKFLGSLKGFSATDLGAKVVQEALRRAGLSPDAVGEVIMGNVLQG